In Brassica rapa cultivar Chiifu-401-42 chromosome A06, CAAS_Brap_v3.01, whole genome shotgun sequence, a single window of DNA contains:
- the LOC103875041 gene encoding agamous-like MADS-box protein AGL97: MVKRVGGGGTKRKIDKMEKISKREYRATTFSKRCSGLHSKAAQLCLLADAQIAILATPPSSQSNVSFFSFGHSSVDAVVNAYLMGQRLAPVREEPMEEDIGVLMARKELGLELWWEKESLCESKDPRELMDAVKAMERMLSKLRSGDFVSNYKQREEDLKNNEMTKRDVVLHKETQEPDGTLNLQAVCCIPDDDSPAGCNKITEEQKQILAICDSFCAKEDNNINGLSGSLDRSDQAMDHLMNIDGLIDLETSYESSAFDY, translated from the coding sequence ATGGTGAAAAGAGTAGGAGGAGGAGGCACTAAGAGAAAGATCGATAAGATGGAAAAGATCTCGAAGAGAGAGTATCGCGCGACTACTTTCTCCAAACGCTGTTCCGGACTTCACAGCAAAGCCGCGCAGCTCTGTCTACTCGCCGACGCACAGATAGCAATCTTGGCGACTCCTCCTTCTTCGCAGTCCAACGTCTCTTTCTTCTCCTTCGGTCACTCTTCCGTGGATGCCGTCGTGAATGCTTATCTCATGGGACAGCGTCTTGCTCCTGTTCGGGAAGAGCCGATGGAAGAGGACATTGGTGTATTGATGGCTCGCAAGGAACTCGGGTTAGAGTTGTGGTGGGAGAAGGAGAGTCTTTGTGAATCAAAGGATCCTCGAGAGTTGATGGACGCTGTCAAGGCCATGGAGAGGATGTTGAGTAAACTGCGTTCTGGAGACTTTGTCAGTAATTATAAGCAAAGAGAGGAAGACCTAAAGAACAACGAGATGACGAAGAGGGATGTCGTGTTACACAAGGAAACTCAAGAACCGGATGGAACCCTAAATCTCCAAGCAGTTTGTTGCATCCCTGATGACGATTCACCTGCGGGTTGTAACAAGATTACTGAAGAGCAAAAGCAGATCCTGGCCATTTGTGATAGTTTTTGTGCTAAGGAGGACAACAACATAAACGGATTAAGTGGAAGTTTGGATAGGTCTGATCAAGCGATGGATCATCTCATGAATATTGATGGACTGATAGATTTGGAGACGTCTTATGAAAGCTCAGCATTCGATTATTAG
- the LOC103875019 gene encoding protein DETOXIFICATION 55 — translation MVAEEDSSLTNLQHKYSPTMPEVVEEMKKIWDISFPVAAMSLLNYLKNMTSVACMGRLGSLELAGGALAVGFTNITGYSVLSGLATGMEPLCGQAIGSKNPSLASLTLKRTIFLLLLASLPISLLWLSLQPLMLILRQQEDITRVASLYCSFSLPDLLANSFLHPLRIYLRCKGTTWPLMWCTLISVLLHLPITAFFTFYISLGVAGVAVSSFLTNFISLLLLLCYIYLEEHKSDKTSSSLCLKMPLLQSSSRNSCNDEVWSTLIKFAVPSCIAVCLEWWWYEFMTVLAGYLPEPRVALAAAAIVIQTTSLMYTIPTALSAAVSTRVSNELGAGRPEKARTAAAVAVVAAVAVSVFGLVGTTVGRKAWGRVFTADGFVLELTAAVLPVIGACELANCPQTTSCGILRGSARPRVGAKINFYAFYVVGAPVAVILAFVWGLNFMGLCYGLLGAQIVCAISILTVVYKTDWNKESLKAHDLVGKNVILPDIDQIIVKCEEGIH, via the exons ATGGTGGCAGAAGAAGACTCAAGTCTCACAAATCTCCAACACAAGTATAGCCCGACAATGCCAGAG gtggtggaggagatgaAGAAAATTTGGGACATAAGTTTCCCGGTGGCCGCCATGAGCCTATTAAACTACCTAAAGAACATGACCTCCGTCGCGTGTATGGGCCGACTAGGTAGCCTCGAGCTGGCCGGAGGAGCATTAGCCGTCGGATTCACAAACATAACCGGGTACTCCGTTCTCTCCGGTTTAGCCACCGGTATGGAACCACTTTGTGGCCAAGCCATAGGCTCTAAAAACCCTTCACTCGCTTCCTTGACCCTCAAGCGAACCATCTTTCTCCTCCTCTTAGCTTCTCTTCCCATCTCTCTCCTCTGGCTGAGCCTCCAACCTCTAATGCTAATCCTCCGCCAACAAGAAGACATCACACGTGTCGCATCTCTCTATTGCTCCTTCTCTCTGCCTGATCTCCTAGCTAATAGCTTCCTTCATCCTTTACGTATTTACTTGCGTTGTAAAGGCACCACGTGGCCTTTGATGTGGTGCACGTTAATCTCCGTCCTTCTTCATCTCCCCATTACTGCTTTCTTCACGTTTTACATCTCACTCGGCGTCGCTGGAGTCGCGGTCTCGTCTTTTCTCACCAACTTcatctccttgttgcttcttctTTGCTACATCTACTTGGAAGAACATAAAAGCGACAAAACCAGTTCCTCACTTTGTCTTAAAATGCCGTTGCTACAGTCTAGTTCGAGAAACTCTTGCAATGATGAAGTGTGGTCAACGCTGATCAAGTTCGCGGTCCCAAGCTGTATAGCGGTTTGTTTGGAGTGGTGGTGGTACGAGTTCATGACGGTCCTCGCCGGCTATCTCCCGGAGCCAAGGGTGGCGCTAGCGGCGGCCGCCATCGTGATCCAGACGACGTCGTTGATGTATACAATCCCCACGGCGCTCTCCGCCGCGGTTTCCACGAGGGTGAGCAACGAGTTGGGAGCAGGACGGCCGGAGAAGGCAAGGACGGCGGCGGCAGTAGCGGTCGTAGCCGCCGTGGCCGTATCTGTGTTCGGACTTGTGGGGACCACCGTTGGGAGAAAGGCTTGGGGGAGAGTTTTCACGGCGGATGGATTTGTCCTGGAGCTGACCGCGGCGGTTCTTCCAGTGATCGGAGCTTGTGAGCTTGCCAACTGTCCTCAAACTACAAGCTGCGGGATCCTACGTGGCAGTGCGAGGCCACGTGTAGGAGCTAAGATTAATTTCTACGCCTTTTATGTAGTTGGAGCACCAGTGGCTGTTATTTTAGCGTTTGTGTGGGGCTTAAACTTCATGGGCCTATGCTATGGCCTACTCGGGGCCCAGATCGTTTGTGCAATCTCTATTTTGACCGTTGTCTATAAGACAGATTGGAACAAAGAGTCCTTGAAGGCTCATGACTTGGTAGGCAAAAACGTCATTTTACCTGATATTGATCAAATTATTGTCAAATGTGAAGAAGGCATACACTAA
- the LOC103875018 gene encoding FCS-Like Zinc finger 15, whose translation MKMVGLSIVLESSNNNTLSNGFVSPKPHQVVNKSTVVVTAIASDLRRGSSYPDSGFLKHCFLCKRKLLPAKDIYMYKGDRGFCSVECRSKQMVMDEEESFRRENCSFMAVNKTKSDSPAPASSGGGLHRHRHRRDTRN comes from the exons ATGAAAATGGTGGGACTAAGTATTGTTTTGGAGTCTTCTAACAACAACACTCTCAGCAACGGCTTTGTTAGTCCCAAACCGCATCAGGTTGTCAACAAATCCACCGTCGTGGTCACCGCCATCGCCTCTGATCTCCGCCGTGGTAGTTCTTATCCGGATTCTGGGTTTCTCAAACATTGTTTTCTCTGTAAAAGGAAACTTCTTCCAGCGAAAGATATCTACATGTACAA AGGTGATAGAGGTTTCTGTAGCGTGGAGTGTAGATCGAAGCAGATGGTCATGGACGAAGAAGAAAGCTTTAGAAGAGAGAACTGTTCCTTCATGGCTGTCAATAAGACGAAGTCTGACTCTCCGGCGCCGGCGTCTTCAGGCGGTGGTCTTCACCGTCACCGTCACCGTCGTGATACGAGAAACTGA
- the LOC103875017 gene encoding serine-rich adhesin for platelets, giving the protein MVEAKDHQQDMGDGMQCVNHPFTKNPGGICAFCLQEKLGKLVTSSFPLPKHLSSSSTSSSSPSFRSDSVGSTTTATTVSASLSLSASGARNVAAPNNNNNSSKLPFLLAKKKSSSSTANIVFKRSQSTTAAAYRGSDSIPRKKSGFWSFLHLHSYKHHSSSKKVGNFHDSSKPTTTKHTENALSKTEVVGSSSSMSKSSNRNGIDVIVEEDGSPNVAATAAPPSERKVSRSRSVGCGSRSFSGDFFERITNGFGDCTLRRVESQREGGGSNKGKVSSSSNGGVREMVRCGGIFGGFMIMTSSSSSSSSSSWVSSSSAEQQQLQNNVGHGGRNRGWGWAFASPIRAFGSSSGKRGRTITDSTSKNSAPNLDAIPSLLVVKS; this is encoded by the coding sequence ATGGTGGAAGCAAAGGATCACCAACAAGACATGGGAGATGGGATGCAATGCGTAAACCACCCCTTCACGAAGAACCCAGGTGGGATCTGTGCTTTCTGTCTCCAAGAAAAGCTCGGAAAGCTCGTCACTTCCTCTTTCCCTCTCCCCAAAcacctctcctcctcctccacctctTCCTCCTCCCCTTCCTTCAGATCTGACTCTGTCGgctccaccaccaccgccaccaccgtctccgcctctctctccctctccgcCTCCGGAGCTAGAAACGTCGCCGCacccaacaacaacaacaacagcagcaaGCTTCCGTTTTTACTTGCTAAGAAGAAGTCCTCCTCGTCGACGGCCAATATCGTCTTCAAGAGAAGCCAGTCGACGACGGCGGCCGCCTACAGAGGCTCCGACTCCATCCCGAGGAAGAAAAGTGGGTTCTGGTCTTTTCTTCATCTCCACTCTTACAAACACCATAGCAGCAGCAAGAAAGTCGGAAACTTTCACGACTCCTCGAAGCCCACGACAACAAAACATACTGAAAACGCTTTGTCCAAAACAGAGGTGGTCGGGTCCTCCTCTTCGATGTCAAAGAGTAGTAACAGAAACGGCATTGATGTGATTGTGGAGGAAGACGGGAGCCCCAACGTTGCGGCTACAGCAGCACCACCGAGCGAGAGGAAAGTGTCGAGATCCAGATCTGTCGGGTGTGGAAGCAGAAGCTTCTCCGGAGACTTCTTCGAGAGGATCACTAACGGGTTTGGAGACTGTACTTTGAGGAGAGTTGAGTCGCAGAGAGAAGGTGGTGGTAGCAACAAGGGTAAAGTTAGTAGTAGTAGCAATGGTGGTGTGAGGGAGATGGTTAGATGTGGTGGGATCTTTGGTGGGTTTATGATTATGAcgtcatcgtcttcttcttcgtcatcaTCCTCATGGGTGTCATCGTCATCAGCTGAACAACAACAACTTCAGAACAACGTGGGTCATGGTGGAAGGAACAGAGGTTGGGGATGGGCGTTTGCTAGTCCAATTAGAGCTTTTGGTTCTTCTTCTGGGAAGAGAGGTCGTACGATAACAGATTCTACAAGCAAGAACTCAGCTCCGAACTTGGATGCTATTCCTTCATTGTTGGTAGTCAAAAGCTAA
- the LOC103875016 gene encoding chaperone protein dnaJ 49 — MDGNKDDAARCVRIAEEAIASGDKERALRFIKIAKRLNPSLSTDELAAACENLDSVSENPSLGDENHKAVDGDKLEPKTHENKKKVYTEENVELVRSIKRNNDYYMILGLERSCSVEEIRKAYRKLSLKVHPDKNKAPGSEEAFKKVSKAFTCLSDGNSRSQYDQVGFVDEFDHIQRQSNRSRPRRRRYNTTRSDFFEDEFDPDEIFRAFFGQQRDAFGAATRAYRTRQARNPPREEEVNFAGPTCLTIVQILPFLLLLLLAYLPFSEPDYSLHKSQTYQVPKTTENMEISFYVRSSSAFDEKYPLGSSARANLDASVIKEYRSFLFQSCRIEIQRRRWNKKMPTPHCNELHERGFVDRQIPI, encoded by the exons ATGGACGGTAACAAAGACGACGCGGCGAGGTGTGTAAGGATCGCCGAAGAAGCCATCGCTTCTGGTGATAAGGAACGCGCATTGAGATTCATCAAGATCGCGAAACGGCTTAATCCAAGCCTCTCCACCGATGAACTCGCCGCTGCTTGTGAGAATCTGGATTCAGTTTCGGAGAATCCGTCTCTTGGTGATGAAAACCACAAAGCTGTTGATGGTGATAAGCTTGAGCCTAAGACTCACGAGAATAAGAAGAAGGTATACACTGAGGAGAATGTTGAATTAGTTAGGAGTATCAAAAGGAACAACGATTACTATATGATTCTAGGTTTAGAGAGGAGCTGTTCAGTTGAAGAGATCAGAAAAGCTTATAGGAAGCTGTCACTGAAAGTTCACCCTGATAAGAACAAGGCACCAGGCTCAGAGGAAGCGTTCAAGAAAGTTTCTAAGGCGTTTACGTGTTTGAGTGATGGTAACTCGAGGAGCCAGTATGATCAGGTGGGGTTTGTTGATGAGTTTGATCACATCCAGAGGCAAAGTAACCGTAGTAGGCCGAGGAGAAGGAGGTATAACACTACGCGGAGTGATTTCTTTGAGGATGAGTTTGATCCTGACGAGATATTCAGGGCGTTCTTTGGTCAGCAGCGAGACGCGTTCGGTGCTGCTACGCGTGCTTATAGAACTAGACAAGCGCGTAACCCACCACGAGAGGAGGAGGTTAATTTTGCTGGACCGACTTGTTTGACGATTGTTCAGATACTGCCGTTCTTGCTGCTTTTGCTGCTGGCTTATCTGCCGTTTTCTGAGCCTGACTATTCTCTGCACAAGAGCCAGACTTATCAGGTGCCGAAGACGACAGAGAATATGGAGATTAGCTTTTATGTTCGGTCGTCATCGGCTTTTGATGAGAAGTATCCGCTTGGTAGCTCTGCTCGTGCTAACCTTGACGCCAGCGTGATCAAAGAGTATAGAAGCTTTCTTTTCCAGTCGTGTCGCATTGAGATCCAAAGACGGCGGTGGAACAAGAAGATGCCAACTCCTCACTGCAATGAACTTCACGAACGTGGGTTTGTTGATAG GCAAATACCGATATGA
- the LOC103875015 gene encoding isoleucine--tRNA ligase, chloroplastic/mitochondrial encodes MSSFFKSFAGNPREAAAMAMVQSSSYRVLSGRNCSNIRRTTPMDSFLAKGRSPVKAFSFLYVSRYSTQPNNEFGHSSKRRSRGPVMAAKKAADGEKQEDGKYKHTVDLPKTGFGMRANSLTREPELQKLWEENQVFKRVSDNNKGGSFILHDGPPYANGDLHMGHALNKILKDIINRYKLLQNYKVQYIPGWDCHGLPIELKVLQSLDQEVRKELTPLKLRAKAAKFAKATVKTQMESFKRFGVWADWNNPYLTLDPEYEAAQIEVFGQMALQGYIYRGRKPVHWSPSSRTALAEAELEYPEGHVSRSIYAIFKLVGGAKTSLLDEFIPNICLAVWTTTPWTIPANAAVAVNAKLQYSVVEVHSSPEDESASTGKKKKMPGKVLKTQQNLCVIVATDLVPALEAKWGVKLIIRKTFLGADLENCRYTHPIDNRDCPVVIGGDYITTESGTGLVHTAPGHGQEDYATGLKYGLPIVSPVDDGGNFTEEAGQFRGLSVLGDGNSAVVSYLDENMSLVMEESYAHKYPYDWRTKKPTIFRATEQWFASVEGFRKATMDAINDVKWIPHQAVNRISAMTSSRSDWCISRQRTWGVPIPVFYHVETKEPLMNEETVEHVKSIISQKGSDAWWYMSVEDLLPEKYRDKAADYEKGTDTMDVWFDSGSSWAGVLGKREGLTFPADVYLEGTDQHRGWFQSSLLTSIATKGKAPYSAVITHGFVLDEKGMKMSKSLGNVVDPRLVIEGGKNSKDAPAYGADVMRLWVSSVDYTGDVLIGPQILRQMSDIYRKLRGTLRYLLGNLHDWRVDNAVPYQDLPIIDQHALFQLENVVKNIQECYENYQFFKIFQIIQRFTIVDLSNFYFDIAKDRLYTGGTSSFTRRSCQTVLSTHLLSILRVIAPIVPHLAEDVWQNLPFEYKNEDGSAAKFVFELKWPLLNEQWLSFPAEDVLFWERLLELRTEVNKVLELARNGKLIGSSLEAKVYLHTANVSMAPRLLEMCEAQNEADTLQRIFLTSQVEVLSSMETEMVSSVQHTGEYVEGENKVWIGVSRAEGSKCERCWNYSGQVGSFSEHPTLCGRCFNVIVANPPEPVAAAVIN; translated from the exons ATGTCGTCTTTCTTCAAATCTTTTGCTGGAAATCCGAGGGAAGCAGCTGCCATGGCAATGGTGCAATCCTCATCTTACAGA GTATTGTCAGGTAGAAACTGTTCAAATATAAGGAGAACCACACCGATGGATTCCTTTCTCGCCAAGGGAAGGTCTCCCGTCAAGGCATTTTCTTTCCTATACGTCTCACGGTATTCAACTCAGCCCAATAATGAGTTTGGTCATTCATCAAAGCGTAGGTCTCGTGGGCCTGTTATGGCAGCAAAGAAAGCAGCTGACG GGGAAAAGCAAGAAGATGGAAAGTACAAGCACACAGTTGACTTGCCAAAGACAGGTTTTGGTATGAGAGCGAATTCATTGACAAGGGAACCTGAACTCCAGAAGCTGTGGGAGGAGAACCAGGTCTTCAAGAGAGTTTCTGATAATAACAAAGGA GGGAGTTTCATTCTTCATGATGGTCCTCCTTATGCCAATGGTGACCTGCATATGGGTCATGCTCTTAACAAGATTCTGAAGGATATCATTAATCGCTATAAG CTGCTCCAAAACTATAAAGTTCAGTACATTCCTGGCTGGGATTGTCATGGCCTTCCAATTGAGTTGAAAG TTCTGCAGTCCCTGGATCAGGAAGTGAGAAAGGAACTTACACCACTGAAGTTAAGGGCGAAGGCGGCTAAATTTGCGAAAGCAACAGTCAAAACACAAATGGAGTCATTTAAG CGGTTTGGAGTATGGGCAGACTGGAACAATCCTTATCTAACTCTTGATCCGGAATATGAAGCAGCCCAG ATTGAAGTATTTGGCCAGATGGCCTTGCAAGGGTACATCTATAGAGGAAGGAAACCAGTACACTGGAGCCCTTCATCTCGTACTGCCCTTGCAGAAGCTGAACTAGAG TATCCGGAGGGTCATGTTTCAAGAAGCATATATGCTATTTTTAAATTGGTTGGTGGAGCGAAAACAAGCCTTTTAGATGAGTTTATTCCTAATATATGCTTGGCAGTATGGACAACCACACCTTGGACTATTCCAGCCAATGCTG CTGTGGCGGTGAATGCAAAGCTTCAGTACTCTGTTGTTGAAGTGCATTCATCCCCAGAAGATGAATCTGCGTCGACagggaagaaaaagaaaatgccTGGGAAGGTTCTGAAGACTCAACAAAACCTTTGCGTGATTGTAGCGACCGACCTTGTACCAGCATTAGAAGCAAAATGGGGTGTGAAGCTTATCATAAGAAAAACATTCCTTGGTGCTGATCTTGAAAATTGCAG GTACACACATCCAATTGACAACAGGGACTGTCCAGTCGTTATAGGGGGTGACtacataaccacggaatcaggAACAGGATTGGTCCACACTGCCCCTGGTCATGGTCAGGAGGATTATGCAACCGGTCTGAAGTATGGACTGCCTATTGTCTCTCCTGTGGATGATGGAGGGAATTTCACTGAAGAAGCTGGACAGTTTAGAGGGCTCTCTGTCCTTGGAGACGGGAATAGTGCTGTTGTCAGTTACTTGGATGAAAATATGTCTCTGGTCATGGAAGAATCTTATG CTCATAAATACCCATATGATTGGCGAACTAAGAAACCAACGATTTTTAGAGCAACTGAGCAGTGGTTTGCATCAGTTGAAGGATTTCGCAAGGCCACTATGGATGCAATCAACGATGTAAAATGGATACCACATCAG GCAGTTAACAGAATATCTGCCATGACCTCCAGCCGATCTGATTGGTGCATCTCGAGACAAAGGACGTGGGGTGTCCCTATTCCTGTCTTTTATCATGTTGAGACAAAAGAGCCCCTCATGAATGAGGAGACAGTTGAACATGTTAAGT CTATAATTTCCCAAAAGGGCAGTGATGCGTGGTGGTATATGTCGGTGGAAGACCTACTTCCTGAGAAATATCGTGATAAAGCAGCTGATTATGAAAAAGGGACTGATACAATGGATGTCTGGTTTGACTCAG GTTCCTCTTGGGCTGGTGTATTGGGGAAACGCGAGGGTCTTACTTTTCCTGCAGATGTGTATCTAGAAGGTACTGATCAGCATCGTGGATGGTTCCAGAGCTCTTTGTTAACAAGCATCGCAACAAAAG GCAAGGCTCCCTATTCTGCCGTCATAACACATGGTTTTGTACTGGATGAGAAGGGTATGAAAATGAGCAAGTCTTTGGGTAATGTGGTTGACCCACGTTTGGTCATTGAAGGAGGGAAAAATTCAAAG GACGCACCTGCTTATGGAGCTGATGTTATGCGTCTCTGGGTTTCTAGTGTAGATTACACAGGAGATGTTCTAATTGGCCCACAAATTCTTCGGCAGATGTCTGATATATATAGGAAACTGAGAGGAACGTTGAGATATCTCTTGGGCAATCTTCATGATTGGAGA GTTGATAATGCTGTGCCATACCAGGATTTACCCATCATTGATCAGCATGCTCTCTTCCAGCTTGAGAATGTTGTAAAGAACATACAAGAGTGTTACGAGAACTACCAGTTTTTCAAAATATTCCAG ATCATACAACGATTCACAATTGTTGATCTGTCAAATTTCTACTTCGATATTGCTAAAGATAGACTGTATACTGG GGGAACTTCGAGTTTTACCAGAAGAAGCTGTCAAACAGTTCTTTCAACACATCTTTTATCCATATTGAGAGTGATCGCGCCCATAGTACCTCACCTAGCAGAAGATGTCTGGCAAAATCTACCATTTGAGTACAAAAATGAAGATGGCTCTGCAGCAAAGTTTGTCTTTGAACTTAAATGGCCTCTGTTGAATGAACAGTGGCTTTCATTTCCTGCTGAAGACGTTCTCTTCTGGGAAAGGCTTCTCGAG TTGAGGACCGAGGTGAACAAAGTGTTGGAGCTTGCACGTAATGGGAAATTAATCGGTTCCAGTTTAGAAGCAAAGGTGTATCTGCATACCGCCAATGTAAGCATGGCTCCGAGATTATTAGAGATGTGTGAAGCTCAGAATGAAGCTGACACGCTGCAACGCATATTCCTCACATCACAG GTTGAGGTATTGTCGTCAATGGAGACGGAGATGGTAAGCAGTGTGCAGCACACAGGAGAGTATGTGGAGGGAGAGAACAAAGTGTGGATTGGTGTGTCACGTGCCGAGGGATCCAAGTGCGAGAGGTGCTGGAACTACTCAGGCCAGGTCGGGTCCTTTTCTGAACATCCCACTCTCTGTGGACGCTGCTTCAATGTCATTGTTGCTAATCCGCCTGAGCCTGTGGCTGCAGCTGTAATCAACTGA
- the LOC103875014 gene encoding probable histone-arginine methyltransferase 1.4 → MEAPCMNKLKQKEFTLASVTDLTSPSSSSPSSSPVVATFSCVNEVTELRFQESESSDDFSFELSSTQLFKLGPLQFVCVSDKDNSLSRGVVIMFRDDKESKDFSDSFGEWTKDAFKKGPGLPNGTVSDSTSKFDNKIEAASAKMYFHYYGQLLHQQNMLQDYVRTGTYHAAVMENRSDFSGRVVVDVGAGSGILSMFAALAGAKHVYAVEASEMADYARKLIAGNPLLAERITVIKGKIEDVELPEKADVLISEPMGTLLVNERMLETYVIARDRFLSPNGKMFPTVGRIHMAPFADEFLFIEMANKALFWQQQNYYGVDLTPLYGSAHQGYFFQPVVDAFDPRLLIAPSMFHVIDFTKMKEEQFYEIDVPLKFTASVCTRVHGLACWFDVLFDGSTVQRWFTTAPGAPTTHWYQIRCVLSQPIHVMAGQEITGRLHLVAHSAQSYTINLTLSAKMWRPGASQGGILQTSSCKLDLKEPYYRMSQPQVYPVAQEPPAQPQDLQIQSEDLEEVELLQQNANAQL, encoded by the exons ATGGAGGCTCCTTGTATGAATAAGCTTAAGCAGAAGGAGTTCACTCTAGCTTCAGTCACTGATCTCACCTCCCcttcttcctcatctccttcgTCCTCCCCTGTTGTAGCTACGTTCTCCTGCGTTAACGAAGTCACGGAACTTCGGTTTCAGGAATCTGAATCGTCTGATGATTTCAGTTTTGAACTTAGCTCCACTCAG CTGTTCAAGTTGGGGCCGCTTCAGTTCGTCTGTGTATCTGATAAAGAT AATTCATTGTCTCGAGGGGTTGTAATAATGTTTAGAGATGACAAGGAAAGCAAGGATTTTTCTGATTCCTTTGGAGAATGGACAAAAGATGCTTTTAAAAAAG GACCAGGCTTGCCGAATGGAACAGTTTCAGATAGTACAAGCAAGTTCGATAATAAGATAGAGGCTGCTTCAGCCAAAATGTATTTCCATTACTATGGGCAACTTCTACATCAGCAAAACATGCTACAGGATTACGTGAGGACAG GTACTTATCATGCTGCAGTCATGGAGAATCGTTCAGACTTTTCCGGCCGTGTTGTAGTCGACGTGGGTGCTGGAAGTGGCATTTTGTCAATGTTTGCTGCACTG GCTGGTGCGAAGCACGTGTATGCTGTGGAAGCGTCAGAAATGGCTGATTATGCCCGTAAGCTTATTGCTGGAAACCCATTGCTTGCTGAACGAATCACG GTCATCAAGGGAAAAATTGAGGATGTTGAGTTGCCTGAGAAGGCTGATGTTTTGATCTCTGAACCAATGG GGACTCTGTTGGTCAATGAGAGGATGTTGGAAACATATGTTATTGCCAGGGACCGTTTTCTGTCTCCAAATGGAAAAATGTTTCCAACAGTCGGAAG GATACACATGGCACCTTTCGCCGATGAATTCTTATTTATTGAAATGGCAAATAAG GCTTTATTTTGGCAGCAACAGAACTACTATGGAGTTGATTTGACACCTCTATATGGCTCAGCACACCAGGGTTATTTTTTCC AGCCTGTCGTTGATGCATTTGATCCAAGATTATTGATAGCTCCCTCGATGTTTCATGTGATTGACTTCACTAAGATGAAG GAAGAACAATTTTACGAGATTGATGTTCCGTTGAAGTTCACAGCGTCTGTGTGTACCAGAGTGCATGGACTTGCATGCTGGTTCGACGTTCTCTTTGATGGGAG CACGGTGCAAAGATGGTTCACGACAGCTCCTGGTGCGCCAACAACCCACTGGTACCAAATAAGATGCGTTCTCTCGCAGCCGATTCATGTCATGGCAGGGCAAGAGATCACTGGTAGACTTCATTTGGTTGCCCACAGTGCTCAGAGTTACACTATAAATCTAACTCTCTCAG CTAAAATGTGGAGGCCCGGTGCCAGTCAAGGTGGAATCCTCCAAACATCATCGTGCAAACTTGACTTGAAGGAACCTTATTACAGAATGTCTCAGCCACAGGTATACCCTGTTGCACAAGAACCACCAGCACAACCGCAA GACTTACAGATACAGAGTGAGGACTTGGAAGAAGTAGAGTTGCTACAACAGAACGCAAACGCTCAGCTCTAG
- the LOC103875013 gene encoding uncharacterized protein LOC103875013: MHLWPSLKLRNSFKSTSKKRYQRTNSSGQNSQSNQQKLLESGHEIPSDSWFGAVCRDLAMVLSCCFCCFCCGACIDEEDN; this comes from the exons ATGCATCTGTGGCCATCATTGAAACTTAGAAACTCTTTCAAGAGCACTAGCAAGAAGAGATATCAAAGGACTAACAGCAGCGGGCAAAATAGTCAAAGCAATCAACAGAAACTCCTAGAATCTGGCCATGAGATTCCATCTGATAGCTGGTTTGGTGCTGTCTGCAGAGATCTTGCCATGGTTCTCTCTTGCTGCTTCTGTTGTTTCTGCTGCGGAG CTTGCATTGATGAGGAGGATAATTGA
- the LOC103875012 gene encoding DNA replication complex GINS protein SLD5, protein MASSSDMGSADFESLSSTSDVELLKRAWRNEKAAPEILPYEGDLVERAKGQIELVEENIEAYVENGIDPLVVSLYQMDLDRTQFLLRSYLRVRLLKIEKFMFHSLKSEEAESRLSEQEKVFARRCADDLAKHFEESVLRKLPENYQSVLKQSLISEVDDMVPEPHLDTFVACRSNSHFTLNLYEEGESTQTEEMYRGDLYFIRYKIVKGAIESGKMDLI, encoded by the exons ATGGCGTCGAGTTCGGATATGGGATCGGCTGATTTCGAATCACTGTCATCTACCTCAGACGTCGAGCTCTTGAAGAGGGCGTGGCGTAACGAGAAGGCGGCGCCGGAGATTCTTCCGTACGAAGGGGATCTCGTCGAAAGAGCCAAAGGGCAGATTGAATTAGTG GAAGAGAATATTGAAGCTTATGTGGAAAATGGTATCGACCCTTTGGTTGTGTCGCTTTATCAGATGGATTTGGACAGAACCCAGTTTCTACTGAGATCATATCTTAGGGTTAGGCTTCTCAAG ATAGAGAAGTTTATGTTCCACAGCCTGAAGTCAGAGGAAGCTGAAAGTCGCCTTTCTGAGCAAGAGAAAGTGTTTGCtagaag GTGTGCTGATGATTTGGCAAAGCATTTCGAAGAGAGCGTACTGCGTAAGTTGCCTGAGAACTATCAGTCGGTTCTCAAGCAATCTCTTATAAGTGAAGTGGATGATATGG TGCCGGAGCCGCATTTGGACACCTTTGTTGCTTGTAGAAGCAATAGCCATTTCACTCTCAATCTATACGAAGA AGGAGAGAGCACCCAGACTGAGGAGATGTACCGTGGTGATCTCTACTTCATACGTTACAAGATTGTAAAAGGAGCAATCGAATCTGGGAAGATGGACTTGATCTGA